The following are encoded together in the Bombus pyrosoma isolate SC7728 linkage group LG17, ASM1482585v1, whole genome shotgun sequence genome:
- the LOC122576831 gene encoding probable serine incorporator isoform X1 — protein sequence MGLICSTAQLACLCGSTACSFCCSQCPTCRNSTSTRIMYALLLMLGTIAACITLAPGLQDALKKVPFCTNSSNYIPSKFTVDCESAVGYLAVYRICFIIALYFFLMSIMMIRVRSSKDPRAPIQNGFWAIKYLLIIGGIIGAFFIPEKSFGTTWMYFGMIGGLLFIIIQLILIVDFAHTWADNWVGNYEDTESKGWYAALLGATLFNYAVSITGIVLLFIYFTHADSCDLNKFFISFNLILCVIASIVSTLSTVQEHNPRSGLLQSSIVSLYVVYLTWSGISNSPDRECNPGFLGLISGNDADAKNRVAFDKESIIGLIIWFSCVLYSSLRTASKSSKITMSENILVQDNGAVKNAGDQSLINNEDYTPVEGRNPDSETGNEAKVWDNEEDAVAYNWSFFHLMFALATLYVMMTLTNWYQPNSNLDTLNSNTASMWVKIISSWMCLTLYIWSLIAPAVLKNRDFS from the exons ATGGGTCTTATTTGCTCTACGGCACAG CTTGCTTGCCTTTGTGGAAGCACAGCTTGCAGCTTCTGTTGCTCCCAATGTCCAACATGTCGCAACAGTACAAGTACTCGTATTATGTatgcattattattaatgcTGGGAACAATTGCTGCTTGTATTACATTGGCTCCTGGTTTACAGGATGCACTTAAAAAG GTTCCATTTTGTACCAATAGTTCAAATTACATACCATCAAAATTCACCGTTGATTGTGAATCTGCTGTTGGATATTTAGCAGTCTAtagaatatgttttattatagcCCTTTATTTCTTCCTAATGTCAATTATGATGATAAGAGTAAGAAGTTCTAAAGATCCTCGGGCTCCTATACAAAATGG ATTCTGGGCCATTAAATATCTTCTAATAATTGGTGGAATAATTGGTGCTTTCTTTATACCTGAAAAATCTTTTGGGACAACATGGATGTATTTTGGTATGATAGGAGgccttctttttattattatacaattaattctGATTGTTGATTTTGCCCATACATGGGCAGATAATTGGGTAGGGAATTATGAAGATACTGAATCAAAAGGATG gTATGCTGCACTTTTGGGAGcaacattatttaattatgctGTTTCTATTACTGGAATTGTTCTATTGTTTATATACTTTACACAT GCAGATAGTTGtgatttgaacaaatttttcatatctttcaaCCTGATTTTATGTGTAATTGCTAGTATTGTATCAACTCTATCAACTGTGCAAGAACATAATCCACGATCTGGTCTTCTTCAATCATCTATTGTATCCCTGTATGTTGTTTATCTAACTTGGAGTGGAATTTCAAACAGCCCAG ATCGTGAGTGCAATCCTGGATTTTTAGGATTAATTTCTGGCAATGATGCTGATGCAAAAAATCGTGTTGCCTTTGATAAGGAAAGCATTATTGGATTAATTATTTGGTTTAGCTGCGTACTCTATAGTTCTTTGCGTACTGCATCTAAATCATCAAAGATTACAATGTCTGAAAACATTTTGGTCCAGGATAATGGAGCTG TCAAGAATGCAGGAGACCAAAGTCTTATCAACAATGAAG ATTATACTCCGGTAGAAGGTCGCAATCCTGATTCAGAAACTGGAAATGAAGCTAAAGTTTGGGATAATGAAGAAGATGCTGTAGCTTACAACTGGAGTTTCTTCCATCTCATGTTTGCTCTGGCcactttatacgttatgatgaCACTTACTAATTGGTATCa accAAATTCCAATTTGGATACCTTGAACTCTAATACTGCTTCAATGTGGgtgaaaattatatcttccTGGATGTGCTTAACACTGTATATTTGGTCATTGATAGCTCCAGCAGTATTAAAAAATCGGGATTTCTCTTAA
- the LOC122576831 gene encoding probable serine incorporator isoform X3, translating into MGLICSTAQLACLCGSTACSFCCSQCPTCRNSTSTRIMYALLLMLGTIAACITLAPGLQDALKKVPFCTNSSNYIPSKFTVDCESAVGYLAVYRICFIIALYFFLMSIMMIRVRSSKDPRAPIQNGFWAIKYLLIIGGIIGAFFIPEKSFGTTWMYFGMIGGLLFIIIQLILIVDFAHTWADNWVGNYEDTESKGWYAALLGATLFNYAVSITGIVLLFIYFTHADSCDLNKFFISFNLILCVIASIVSTLSTVQEHNPRSGLLQSSIVSLYVVYLTWSGISNSPDRECNPGFLGLISGNDADAKNRVAFDKESIIGLIIWFSCVLYSSLRTASKSSKITMSENILVQDNGAVKNAGDQSLINNEGRNPDSETGNEAKVWDNEEDAVAYNWSFFHLMFALATLYVMMTLTNWYQPNSNLDTLNSNTASMWVKIISSWMCLTLYIWSLIAPAVLKNRDFS; encoded by the exons ATGGGTCTTATTTGCTCTACGGCACAG CTTGCTTGCCTTTGTGGAAGCACAGCTTGCAGCTTCTGTTGCTCCCAATGTCCAACATGTCGCAACAGTACAAGTACTCGTATTATGTatgcattattattaatgcTGGGAACAATTGCTGCTTGTATTACATTGGCTCCTGGTTTACAGGATGCACTTAAAAAG GTTCCATTTTGTACCAATAGTTCAAATTACATACCATCAAAATTCACCGTTGATTGTGAATCTGCTGTTGGATATTTAGCAGTCTAtagaatatgttttattatagcCCTTTATTTCTTCCTAATGTCAATTATGATGATAAGAGTAAGAAGTTCTAAAGATCCTCGGGCTCCTATACAAAATGG ATTCTGGGCCATTAAATATCTTCTAATAATTGGTGGAATAATTGGTGCTTTCTTTATACCTGAAAAATCTTTTGGGACAACATGGATGTATTTTGGTATGATAGGAGgccttctttttattattatacaattaattctGATTGTTGATTTTGCCCATACATGGGCAGATAATTGGGTAGGGAATTATGAAGATACTGAATCAAAAGGATG gTATGCTGCACTTTTGGGAGcaacattatttaattatgctGTTTCTATTACTGGAATTGTTCTATTGTTTATATACTTTACACAT GCAGATAGTTGtgatttgaacaaatttttcatatctttcaaCCTGATTTTATGTGTAATTGCTAGTATTGTATCAACTCTATCAACTGTGCAAGAACATAATCCACGATCTGGTCTTCTTCAATCATCTATTGTATCCCTGTATGTTGTTTATCTAACTTGGAGTGGAATTTCAAACAGCCCAG ATCGTGAGTGCAATCCTGGATTTTTAGGATTAATTTCTGGCAATGATGCTGATGCAAAAAATCGTGTTGCCTTTGATAAGGAAAGCATTATTGGATTAATTATTTGGTTTAGCTGCGTACTCTATAGTTCTTTGCGTACTGCATCTAAATCATCAAAGATTACAATGTCTGAAAACATTTTGGTCCAGGATAATGGAGCTG TCAAGAATGCAGGAGACCAAAGTCTTATCAACAATGAAG GTCGCAATCCTGATTCAGAAACTGGAAATGAAGCTAAAGTTTGGGATAATGAAGAAGATGCTGTAGCTTACAACTGGAGTTTCTTCCATCTCATGTTTGCTCTGGCcactttatacgttatgatgaCACTTACTAATTGGTATCa accAAATTCCAATTTGGATACCTTGAACTCTAATACTGCTTCAATGTGGgtgaaaattatatcttccTGGATGTGCTTAACACTGTATATTTGGTCATTGATAGCTCCAGCAGTATTAAAAAATCGGGATTTCTCTTAA
- the LOC122576831 gene encoding probable serine incorporator isoform X2 translates to MGLICSTAQLACLCGSTACSFCCSQCPTCRNSTSTRIMYALLLMLGTIAACITLAPGLQDALKKVPFCTNSSNYIPSKFTVDCESAVGYLAVYRICFIIALYFFLMSIMMIRVRSSKDPRAPIQNGFWAIKYLLIIGGIIGAFFIPEKSFGTTWMYFGMIGGLLFIIIQLILIVDFAHTWADNWVGNYEDTESKGWYAALLGATLFNYAVSITGIVLLFIYFTHADSCDLNKFFISFNLILCVIASIVSTLSTVQEHNPRSGLLQSSIVSLYVVYLTWSGISNSPDRECNPGFLGLISGNDADAKNRVAFDKESIIGLIIWFSCVLYSSLRTASKSSKITMSENILVQDNGAVKNAGDQSLINNEEGRNPDSETGNEAKVWDNEEDAVAYNWSFFHLMFALATLYVMMTLTNWYQPNSNLDTLNSNTASMWVKIISSWMCLTLYIWSLIAPAVLKNRDFS, encoded by the exons ATGGGTCTTATTTGCTCTACGGCACAG CTTGCTTGCCTTTGTGGAAGCACAGCTTGCAGCTTCTGTTGCTCCCAATGTCCAACATGTCGCAACAGTACAAGTACTCGTATTATGTatgcattattattaatgcTGGGAACAATTGCTGCTTGTATTACATTGGCTCCTGGTTTACAGGATGCACTTAAAAAG GTTCCATTTTGTACCAATAGTTCAAATTACATACCATCAAAATTCACCGTTGATTGTGAATCTGCTGTTGGATATTTAGCAGTCTAtagaatatgttttattatagcCCTTTATTTCTTCCTAATGTCAATTATGATGATAAGAGTAAGAAGTTCTAAAGATCCTCGGGCTCCTATACAAAATGG ATTCTGGGCCATTAAATATCTTCTAATAATTGGTGGAATAATTGGTGCTTTCTTTATACCTGAAAAATCTTTTGGGACAACATGGATGTATTTTGGTATGATAGGAGgccttctttttattattatacaattaattctGATTGTTGATTTTGCCCATACATGGGCAGATAATTGGGTAGGGAATTATGAAGATACTGAATCAAAAGGATG gTATGCTGCACTTTTGGGAGcaacattatttaattatgctGTTTCTATTACTGGAATTGTTCTATTGTTTATATACTTTACACAT GCAGATAGTTGtgatttgaacaaatttttcatatctttcaaCCTGATTTTATGTGTAATTGCTAGTATTGTATCAACTCTATCAACTGTGCAAGAACATAATCCACGATCTGGTCTTCTTCAATCATCTATTGTATCCCTGTATGTTGTTTATCTAACTTGGAGTGGAATTTCAAACAGCCCAG ATCGTGAGTGCAATCCTGGATTTTTAGGATTAATTTCTGGCAATGATGCTGATGCAAAAAATCGTGTTGCCTTTGATAAGGAAAGCATTATTGGATTAATTATTTGGTTTAGCTGCGTACTCTATAGTTCTTTGCGTACTGCATCTAAATCATCAAAGATTACAATGTCTGAAAACATTTTGGTCCAGGATAATGGAGCTG TCAAGAATGCAGGAGACCAAAGTCTTATCAACAATGAAG AAGGTCGCAATCCTGATTCAGAAACTGGAAATGAAGCTAAAGTTTGGGATAATGAAGAAGATGCTGTAGCTTACAACTGGAGTTTCTTCCATCTCATGTTTGCTCTGGCcactttatacgttatgatgaCACTTACTAATTGGTATCa accAAATTCCAATTTGGATACCTTGAACTCTAATACTGCTTCAATGTGGgtgaaaattatatcttccTGGATGTGCTTAACACTGTATATTTGGTCATTGATAGCTCCAGCAGTATTAAAAAATCGGGATTTCTCTTAA
- the LOC122576831 gene encoding probable serine incorporator isoform X4, whose translation MGLICSTAQLACLCGSTACSFCCSQCPTCRNSTSTRIMYALLLMLGTIAACITLAPGLQDALKKVPFCTNSSNYIPSKFTVDCESAVGYLAVYRICFIIALYFFLMSIMMIRVRSSKDPRAPIQNGFWAIKYLLIIGGIIGAFFIPEKSFGTTWMYFGMIGGLLFIIIQLILIVDFAHTWADNWVGNYEDTESKGWYAALLGATLFNYAVSITGIVLLFIYFTHADSCDLNKFFISFNLILCVIASIVSTLSTVQEHNPRSGLLQSSIVSLYVVYLTWSGISNSPDRECNPGFLGLISGNDADAKNRVAFDKESIIGLIIWFSCVLYSSLRTASKSSKITMSENILVQDNGADYTPVEGRNPDSETGNEAKVWDNEEDAVAYNWSFFHLMFALATLYVMMTLTNWYQPNSNLDTLNSNTASMWVKIISSWMCLTLYIWSLIAPAVLKNRDFS comes from the exons ATGGGTCTTATTTGCTCTACGGCACAG CTTGCTTGCCTTTGTGGAAGCACAGCTTGCAGCTTCTGTTGCTCCCAATGTCCAACATGTCGCAACAGTACAAGTACTCGTATTATGTatgcattattattaatgcTGGGAACAATTGCTGCTTGTATTACATTGGCTCCTGGTTTACAGGATGCACTTAAAAAG GTTCCATTTTGTACCAATAGTTCAAATTACATACCATCAAAATTCACCGTTGATTGTGAATCTGCTGTTGGATATTTAGCAGTCTAtagaatatgttttattatagcCCTTTATTTCTTCCTAATGTCAATTATGATGATAAGAGTAAGAAGTTCTAAAGATCCTCGGGCTCCTATACAAAATGG ATTCTGGGCCATTAAATATCTTCTAATAATTGGTGGAATAATTGGTGCTTTCTTTATACCTGAAAAATCTTTTGGGACAACATGGATGTATTTTGGTATGATAGGAGgccttctttttattattatacaattaattctGATTGTTGATTTTGCCCATACATGGGCAGATAATTGGGTAGGGAATTATGAAGATACTGAATCAAAAGGATG gTATGCTGCACTTTTGGGAGcaacattatttaattatgctGTTTCTATTACTGGAATTGTTCTATTGTTTATATACTTTACACAT GCAGATAGTTGtgatttgaacaaatttttcatatctttcaaCCTGATTTTATGTGTAATTGCTAGTATTGTATCAACTCTATCAACTGTGCAAGAACATAATCCACGATCTGGTCTTCTTCAATCATCTATTGTATCCCTGTATGTTGTTTATCTAACTTGGAGTGGAATTTCAAACAGCCCAG ATCGTGAGTGCAATCCTGGATTTTTAGGATTAATTTCTGGCAATGATGCTGATGCAAAAAATCGTGTTGCCTTTGATAAGGAAAGCATTATTGGATTAATTATTTGGTTTAGCTGCGTACTCTATAGTTCTTTGCGTACTGCATCTAAATCATCAAAGATTACAATGTCTGAAAACATTTTGGTCCAGGATAATGGAGCTG ATTATACTCCGGTAGAAGGTCGCAATCCTGATTCAGAAACTGGAAATGAAGCTAAAGTTTGGGATAATGAAGAAGATGCTGTAGCTTACAACTGGAGTTTCTTCCATCTCATGTTTGCTCTGGCcactttatacgttatgatgaCACTTACTAATTGGTATCa accAAATTCCAATTTGGATACCTTGAACTCTAATACTGCTTCAATGTGGgtgaaaattatatcttccTGGATGTGCTTAACACTGTATATTTGGTCATTGATAGCTCCAGCAGTATTAAAAAATCGGGATTTCTCTTAA
- the LOC122576831 gene encoding probable serine incorporator isoform X5 codes for MGLICSTAQLACLCGSTACSFCCSQCPTCRNSTSTRIMYALLLMLGTIAACITLAPGLQDALKKVPFCTNSSNYIPSKFTVDCESAVGYLAVYRICFIIALYFFLMSIMMIRVRSSKDPRAPIQNGFWAIKYLLIIGGIIGAFFIPEKSFGTTWMYFGMIGGLLFIIIQLILIVDFAHTWADNWVGNYEDTESKGWYAALLGATLFNYAVSITGIVLLFIYFTHADSCDLNKFFISFNLILCVIASIVSTLSTVQEHNPRSGLLQSSIVSLYVVYLTWSGISNSPDRECNPGFLGLISGNDADAKNRVAFDKESIIGLIIWFSCVLYSSLRTASKSSKITMSENILVQDNGAEGRNPDSETGNEAKVWDNEEDAVAYNWSFFHLMFALATLYVMMTLTNWYQPNSNLDTLNSNTASMWVKIISSWMCLTLYIWSLIAPAVLKNRDFS; via the exons ATGGGTCTTATTTGCTCTACGGCACAG CTTGCTTGCCTTTGTGGAAGCACAGCTTGCAGCTTCTGTTGCTCCCAATGTCCAACATGTCGCAACAGTACAAGTACTCGTATTATGTatgcattattattaatgcTGGGAACAATTGCTGCTTGTATTACATTGGCTCCTGGTTTACAGGATGCACTTAAAAAG GTTCCATTTTGTACCAATAGTTCAAATTACATACCATCAAAATTCACCGTTGATTGTGAATCTGCTGTTGGATATTTAGCAGTCTAtagaatatgttttattatagcCCTTTATTTCTTCCTAATGTCAATTATGATGATAAGAGTAAGAAGTTCTAAAGATCCTCGGGCTCCTATACAAAATGG ATTCTGGGCCATTAAATATCTTCTAATAATTGGTGGAATAATTGGTGCTTTCTTTATACCTGAAAAATCTTTTGGGACAACATGGATGTATTTTGGTATGATAGGAGgccttctttttattattatacaattaattctGATTGTTGATTTTGCCCATACATGGGCAGATAATTGGGTAGGGAATTATGAAGATACTGAATCAAAAGGATG gTATGCTGCACTTTTGGGAGcaacattatttaattatgctGTTTCTATTACTGGAATTGTTCTATTGTTTATATACTTTACACAT GCAGATAGTTGtgatttgaacaaatttttcatatctttcaaCCTGATTTTATGTGTAATTGCTAGTATTGTATCAACTCTATCAACTGTGCAAGAACATAATCCACGATCTGGTCTTCTTCAATCATCTATTGTATCCCTGTATGTTGTTTATCTAACTTGGAGTGGAATTTCAAACAGCCCAG ATCGTGAGTGCAATCCTGGATTTTTAGGATTAATTTCTGGCAATGATGCTGATGCAAAAAATCGTGTTGCCTTTGATAAGGAAAGCATTATTGGATTAATTATTTGGTTTAGCTGCGTACTCTATAGTTCTTTGCGTACTGCATCTAAATCATCAAAGATTACAATGTCTGAAAACATTTTGGTCCAGGATAATGGAGCTG AAGGTCGCAATCCTGATTCAGAAACTGGAAATGAAGCTAAAGTTTGGGATAATGAAGAAGATGCTGTAGCTTACAACTGGAGTTTCTTCCATCTCATGTTTGCTCTGGCcactttatacgttatgatgaCACTTACTAATTGGTATCa accAAATTCCAATTTGGATACCTTGAACTCTAATACTGCTTCAATGTGGgtgaaaattatatcttccTGGATGTGCTTAACACTGTATATTTGGTCATTGATAGCTCCAGCAGTATTAAAAAATCGGGATTTCTCTTAA
- the LOC122576831 gene encoding serine incorporator 1 isoform X6: MGLICSTAQLACLCGSTACSFCCSQCPTCRNSTSTRIMYALLLMLGTIAACITLAPGLQDALKKVPFCTNSSNYIPSKFTVDCESAVGYLAVYRICFIIALYFFLMSIMMIRVRSSKDPRAPIQNGFWAIKYLLIIGGIIGAFFIPEKSFGTTWMYFGMIGGLLFIIIQLILIVDFAHTWADNWVGNYEDTESKGWYAALLGATLFNYAVSITGIVLLFIYFTHADSCDLNKFFISFNLILCVIASIVSTLSTVQEHNPRSGLLQSSIVSLYVVYLTWSGISNSPDRECNPGFLGLISGNDADAKNRVAFDKESIIGLIIWFSCVLYSSLRTASKSSKITMSENILVQDNGAGRNPDSETGNEAKVWDNEEDAVAYNWSFFHLMFALATLYVMMTLTNWYQPNSNLDTLNSNTASMWVKIISSWMCLTLYIWSLIAPAVLKNRDFS, from the exons ATGGGTCTTATTTGCTCTACGGCACAG CTTGCTTGCCTTTGTGGAAGCACAGCTTGCAGCTTCTGTTGCTCCCAATGTCCAACATGTCGCAACAGTACAAGTACTCGTATTATGTatgcattattattaatgcTGGGAACAATTGCTGCTTGTATTACATTGGCTCCTGGTTTACAGGATGCACTTAAAAAG GTTCCATTTTGTACCAATAGTTCAAATTACATACCATCAAAATTCACCGTTGATTGTGAATCTGCTGTTGGATATTTAGCAGTCTAtagaatatgttttattatagcCCTTTATTTCTTCCTAATGTCAATTATGATGATAAGAGTAAGAAGTTCTAAAGATCCTCGGGCTCCTATACAAAATGG ATTCTGGGCCATTAAATATCTTCTAATAATTGGTGGAATAATTGGTGCTTTCTTTATACCTGAAAAATCTTTTGGGACAACATGGATGTATTTTGGTATGATAGGAGgccttctttttattattatacaattaattctGATTGTTGATTTTGCCCATACATGGGCAGATAATTGGGTAGGGAATTATGAAGATACTGAATCAAAAGGATG gTATGCTGCACTTTTGGGAGcaacattatttaattatgctGTTTCTATTACTGGAATTGTTCTATTGTTTATATACTTTACACAT GCAGATAGTTGtgatttgaacaaatttttcatatctttcaaCCTGATTTTATGTGTAATTGCTAGTATTGTATCAACTCTATCAACTGTGCAAGAACATAATCCACGATCTGGTCTTCTTCAATCATCTATTGTATCCCTGTATGTTGTTTATCTAACTTGGAGTGGAATTTCAAACAGCCCAG ATCGTGAGTGCAATCCTGGATTTTTAGGATTAATTTCTGGCAATGATGCTGATGCAAAAAATCGTGTTGCCTTTGATAAGGAAAGCATTATTGGATTAATTATTTGGTTTAGCTGCGTACTCTATAGTTCTTTGCGTACTGCATCTAAATCATCAAAGATTACAATGTCTGAAAACATTTTGGTCCAGGATAATGGAGCTG GTCGCAATCCTGATTCAGAAACTGGAAATGAAGCTAAAGTTTGGGATAATGAAGAAGATGCTGTAGCTTACAACTGGAGTTTCTTCCATCTCATGTTTGCTCTGGCcactttatacgttatgatgaCACTTACTAATTGGTATCa accAAATTCCAATTTGGATACCTTGAACTCTAATACTGCTTCAATGTGGgtgaaaattatatcttccTGGATGTGCTTAACACTGTATATTTGGTCATTGATAGCTCCAGCAGTATTAAAAAATCGGGATTTCTCTTAA